A single Streptomyces sp. Edi2 DNA region contains:
- a CDS encoding extracellular solute-binding protein, with protein sequence MRRAFAGGVAVLVTATATGGCGYAPAAVTSKAATARSAADLGGMDALVKAARKEGRLNVYALAPDWANYGEMIKTFERKYGIEVNNENPGGTSQLALGAADKRRGQDRAVDALDLGTAFMRNAQGKRLLAPYKVTGWRDIPRAQKQADGSYLNNYGGYISIGCDAKAVKKCPKTFAELLEPQYRNKIALNGNPAESSSAFSAIFAAALASGGSFGDVRPGLAFFKKLKQRGNFVPVESSPATIRKGETPISLDWDYLNLGYRKELLAKGVDWQVAVPSDGPYSQYYNQGVNAYAPHPAAARLWLEFLYSPQGQNIWLRGYSRPALLDRMEKDGTADKKAAAGLPEVHGTPKFPTPEQEDAAKAAINEGWGKAVG encoded by the coding sequence ATGCGCCGGGCGTTCGCCGGCGGCGTCGCGGTCCTTGTGACCGCCACGGCCACCGGTGGCTGCGGCTACGCCCCGGCCGCCGTCACCAGCAAGGCGGCCACCGCCCGTTCGGCCGCGGACCTCGGCGGCATGGACGCCCTCGTCAAGGCCGCCAGGAAGGAAGGCCGGCTCAACGTCTATGCGCTGGCCCCCGATTGGGCGAACTACGGCGAGATGATCAAGACCTTCGAGCGGAAGTACGGCATCGAGGTCAACAACGAGAACCCCGGCGGCACCAGCCAGCTCGCCCTCGGCGCCGCCGACAAGCGCCGGGGCCAGGACCGCGCCGTCGACGCCCTCGACCTGGGCACCGCGTTCATGCGCAACGCCCAGGGCAAGCGGCTGCTCGCGCCCTACAAGGTGACCGGCTGGCGGGACATCCCCCGCGCGCAGAAACAGGCCGACGGCTCGTACCTCAACAACTACGGCGGCTATATCTCCATCGGCTGCGACGCCAAGGCCGTCAAGAAGTGCCCCAAGACCTTCGCCGAGCTGCTGGAGCCGCAGTACCGGAACAAGATCGCGCTCAACGGCAACCCGGCGGAGTCGTCCTCGGCGTTCTCCGCGATCTTCGCCGCCGCGCTCGCCAGCGGCGGCTCGTTCGGCGACGTCCGGCCCGGCCTCGCGTTCTTCAAGAAGCTCAAGCAGCGCGGCAACTTCGTGCCCGTCGAGTCCTCACCGGCCACCATCCGCAAGGGCGAGACCCCGATCTCCCTCGACTGGGACTACCTCAACCTCGGCTACCGCAAGGAACTCCTGGCCAAGGGCGTCGACTGGCAGGTCGCCGTGCCGTCCGACGGCCCGTACTCGCAGTACTACAACCAGGGCGTCAACGCCTACGCCCCGCACCCCGCCGCCGCCCGGCTGTGGCTCGAATTCCTCTACAGCCCCCAGGGCCAGAACATCTGGCTGCGGGGCTACTCCCGTCCCGCCCTCCTCGACCGCATGGAGAAGGACGGCACCGCCGACAAGAAGGCCGCAGCAGGCCTCCCCGAGGTCCACGGCACCCCGAAGTTCCCCACACCGGAACAGGAGGACGCCGCCAAGGCGGCCATCAACGAGGGCTGGGGCAAGGCCGTCGGCTGA
- a CDS encoding ABC transporter permease subunit — MAGMTTAAQPPVAPPSDRAPEPRPAPPARGRRPYGRLAVLLLAFLYFALPVAASLWFTVDDPVKGFSLDVYTGHLVSGDMLGSLLLSVELGLATVALGLLLVVPAMVVVHLRLPRLRPLVEILCMTPLVVPPIALVAGVNTVLSWAPDLARTPFYQTLMVIQDENFPLVLVLLYTVMSLPFLYRSLDAGLRAVDLKTLVEASRSLGAGRLTTLGRVVVPNLRPAVVSGAVLSLAMVLGEYTVASVLGYRPFAVWMVEVGNEEAELAGAAAMLSLFLTWGLLLLLTFLAGGRTRRTRRQRTTS; from the coding sequence ATGGCTGGGATGACCACCGCCGCGCAGCCGCCCGTGGCGCCGCCCTCGGACCGCGCCCCCGAGCCGCGCCCCGCACCCCCCGCCCGCGGCCGCCGCCCCTACGGACGCCTCGCCGTCCTCCTCCTGGCGTTCCTCTACTTCGCCCTCCCGGTCGCCGCCTCCCTCTGGTTCACCGTCGACGACCCCGTCAAGGGCTTCTCCCTCGACGTCTACACCGGCCATCTGGTCTCCGGCGACATGCTGGGCAGCCTGCTGCTCTCCGTCGAACTGGGGCTGGCCACCGTCGCGCTGGGCCTGCTGCTGGTCGTCCCCGCCATGGTCGTCGTCCACCTCCGGCTGCCCCGGCTGCGCCCGCTCGTCGAGATCCTGTGCATGACGCCGCTGGTCGTCCCGCCGATCGCGCTGGTCGCCGGGGTCAACACGGTGCTGTCGTGGGCACCGGACCTGGCGCGGACGCCCTTCTACCAGACCCTGATGGTCATCCAGGACGAGAACTTCCCGCTCGTCCTCGTCCTGCTCTACACCGTCATGTCGCTGCCGTTCCTCTACCGCTCGCTGGACGCCGGACTGCGCGCCGTCGACCTCAAGACGCTGGTCGAGGCCTCCCGCAGCCTGGGCGCCGGACGGCTGACCACGCTGGGCCGGGTGGTCGTGCCCAACCTGCGGCCCGCCGTCGTCAGCGGCGCGGTGCTCAGCCTGGCCATGGTGCTCGGCGAGTACACCGTCGCCTCCGTGCTCGGCTACCGGCCGTTCGCCGTGTGGATGGTGGAGGTCGGCAACGAGGAGGCCGAACTCGCCGGTGCCGCCGCCATGCTGAGCCTCTTCCTCACCTGGGGCCTGCTGCTTCTGCTCACCTTCTTGGCGGGCGGCCGGACCCGCCGTACCCGCCGGCAAAGGACGACGTCATGA
- a CDS encoding ABC transporter permease subunit translates to MSDRPATDAGPPGRRRTARRLHWPAVLPFFVFLALCFGLPAGALVYGAFTATDPATGHSHATLDNVRQSLKGIYATGLGGSVQLSLICALLATLCGTLIAQAVVASRRPALRRAVVAACGVLANFSGAPLAFAFVATLGTTGTLTRLLSLGDTGFSLYTTAGLVLAYLYFMIPLMVVTVLPALDGLRTQWREAAASCGATRGQFWRHIGLPVLLPSLLGGAVLLFGTAFASHATAAVMVGSSVPLITVQISNALAGNVLAGQENLALAMSLNMVVIALLVMAVQIPLQRRSARWLG, encoded by the coding sequence ATGAGTGACCGACCCGCGACGGACGCCGGCCCGCCCGGCCGCCGCCGCACCGCCCGCCGCCTGCACTGGCCGGCCGTCCTGCCCTTCTTCGTCTTCCTCGCGCTGTGCTTCGGCCTGCCGGCCGGCGCCCTGGTGTACGGGGCCTTCACCGCCACCGACCCGGCCACCGGACACAGTCACGCCACCCTCGACAACGTCCGCCAGTCGCTCAAGGGCATCTACGCCACCGGCCTCGGCGGCAGCGTCCAGCTCTCCTTGATCTGTGCCCTGCTGGCGACGCTCTGCGGCACCCTCATCGCGCAGGCCGTCGTGGCCTCCCGGCGCCCCGCCCTGCGCCGCGCCGTGGTCGCCGCCTGCGGGGTGCTCGCCAACTTCTCCGGCGCCCCGCTCGCGTTCGCCTTCGTCGCGACCCTCGGCACCACCGGCACCCTCACCCGGCTGCTCTCCCTCGGCGACACCGGGTTCAGCCTCTACACCACCGCCGGACTGGTCCTGGCCTACCTGTACTTCATGATCCCGCTGATGGTGGTGACCGTGCTGCCCGCGCTCGACGGGCTGCGCACCCAGTGGCGGGAGGCCGCCGCCTCCTGCGGCGCCACCCGCGGCCAGTTCTGGCGGCACATCGGCCTCCCCGTCCTGCTGCCCTCGCTGCTCGGCGGCGCGGTGCTGCTCTTCGGCACCGCCTTCGCCTCGCACGCCACCGCCGCCGTCATGGTCGGCAGCTCGGTGCCGCTGATCACCGTGCAGATCTCCAACGCACTGGCCGGAAACGTCCTGGCCGGCCAGGAGAACCTGGCCCTCGCCATGAGCCTCAACATGGTCGTCATCGCGCTGCTGGTGATGGCCGTGCAGATACCGCTGCAGCGCAGGAGCGCCCGATGGCTGGGATGA